The sequence GCGAGGTAGCCGGCGCCGATCGCGAAGACGGCGAGGTAGCTCGACCCCACGACCCGCCAGTCGAGCTCGCCGGTCCTGCCGATGAGGACGACGTAGAGCAGCGTCGGCGCCCACATCGCGACGTACGTCACGAGCGCCGCCGCGTACTTCGCCAGCACCACGCCGGCGGAGCCGACCGGCGCCGTCAGCAGCGCCTCGATGGTGCCGCTCCTGCGCTCCTCCGCGAAGAGGCGCATCGTGAGCAGGGGGCAGACGAAGAGCAGCGGCAGGTAGATCAGGATCGTCTGCCCGAAGAAGACCTGCACCGGGCCCGTGTCGGCGGAGAGCTCCACCTCGCCGGCGAACTGCGTCGCGATCAGGAAGAAGTGCACGCCCTGCACCAGCAGGAACGTGGTGATCAGCACCCACGCGAGCGGCGTCACGAAGAGCGAGAAGAGCTCTCGCTTGAAGATCGGCCAGAAGCCCCTCACCGCCGCTCCTTCACCGCGCCGCCCTCGCCGCGTCGAGCCGCGCTGCCCTTCTTCTTCCGGTTCCCGGCCGCCGGCCGAGGCGCCTCGCCGCCCTCCGCCCCGGGCTCGGCCGGCTCTCCGGCGGCGCCCCGCGCGTCAGCGTCGTCGGCCGCGGTCAGCTCGGAGAAGACCTGCTCCAGCGAAGGGGCGCAGGGGACGAGCTCGCGCACCCCGAAGCCCGCGGCGACCAGCGCGGCGACGAGGCGCTCGGCGGCCTCGCCCGCGTCGGCGCCGGCGTCGAACTCGACCGTGAGCCGCGCCGCCTCGCCGGCGTCCTCCGCCTCGGCCGAGCGGACCTGCGCCGCGCCGCGCGCCACCGCGAGCGCCGCGTCCGCCGCCCCGCGCACGACGACGCGCGCGCCGGACGACCGGCGCATCGCGCGGATCTCGTCGATCGAGCCCTCCGCGACGAGCCTCCCGCGGGCGATCACGAGCGCCCGCGTGCACGTCGCCTCGACCTCGGAGAGGATGTGCGTCGAGAGGAGCACCGTGCGGCCCGGGCCGAGCCGGCGCACCAGCGCGCGCACCTCGCGGATCTGGTTCGGATCGAGGCCCGCCGTCGGCTCGTCCAGGATGAGCAGCGGCGGGTCGCCGACGAGCGCGTCCGCGAGGCCGACCCGCTGGCGGTAGCCCTTCGAGAGGTGGCCGATCAGGACGCTCGCGACGTCCTCGACGCGCGCGTCGCGGAGGGCGCGCGCGACGGCCTCGCCGCGCGCGCGCCGCGGCACGAGCTTCAGCTCGGCGCGGAACGCGAGGTACTCCGAGACGCGCATCTCCGGGTAGAGCGGCGAGGTCTCGGGCATGTACCCGAGCGAGGCCCGCGCGCGCATCGGCTCCTCGGCGATGTCGTGGCCGGCGATCCGCACCCGGCCGGACGTCGCGCCGAGGAACCCCGCGAGGATGCGGAGGGTGGTGCTCTTGCCTGCGCCGTTCGGCCCGAGGAACCCGACGATCTCCCCCTGGCTCACCTGGAACGAGAGGTCGCTCACCGCCTGGTGGGGGCCGTAGGACTTGGAGAGGTGCTCGACCTCGATCATCGTGGCATCGGGCGCAGGGGGTCAGGGCCGCCGGCGCGGTGCGCGCGGGCAGGCCGGTCGATCGCGCGGAACGCTTAGCGCACCGGGCGGGTCAGGGGAAGCGCGCGCCGGGCTCTGGCGTGGTCCGGCGGTAGTCTGGCGACGAGCGGCGCCGGCGAGTAGCCAGAGCCGCGCGTCTCTGGTAACCCTGCGCCGTCGCGCCCGGCGGCCCGGGCGCTCACGCCACGGGCCCCTCTGCAAGGCGACGCACCCGGTACGCCGAGCGCCGCGGCCCCCTCACACCCACCGCTGCACGATGGATCAGACGCTCCTCCGGTCGTATTTCTCGACCATCTACGAGTTCCCCACCCCGGCGGGGACGCTGCGCGTCTCGCTGGACGGCGAGATCGTCCAGGATCAGGCCGGGCTCCCCGAGCTCCTGACCCGCAAGTTCGCGGTGCTCACCGCGTACAACCCGCGCTCGATGCTCATCCCTCGCCGGGTCAACGATCAGCGCCACCACGTCCTCCGCGATCTCCTGATCCTCGGCTGTTACCGGGTGGAGCCGTGCGTCGGCTCCGAGGCGGAGCCGGAGGGCATCTGGCGCGAGCCGGCGTGGCTCGTCCACGGCATGGACCGGGACGAGGCGATCGCCTTCGGCCGCGTCTTCCGGCAGAACACGATCGTGTTCGCGCAAGGCGGCCGGCCGGAGCTCATCATCACCGATCCGACAGCGGACGACATCGGCCGAACTTTCCAGGGGAACTGGCGGGTGCGGTCCTGACCCACGCGGCGGCCGCGGACGCCGATCGCCGATTCCATGTTGAAACGTACCCGCAAAATGTGGGTTCATGCCTAGGCGTTTAGGGATGGGCGGACCGGCCTCGCTCACCACATGAGGAGACACAGCAGAATGCGCACCCAGGTCACCCGCGCAGCGCTCGTCGCTGCGCTCGGGCTCGTCGCCGGCGCTGGCGGCTGCGGCCAGAACAAGGTCTCGGAGTGCAACGCGCTCATCGAGGTCATCAACAAGGGCGTTCAGAGCATCGAGAAAGGCACCAAGGCCGGCACCGACCAGGGCGGGTCGAGCGAGCTGAAGACGATGGCCGACGCGATGGACAAGGTGGCGGCCGACGCGGCGCAGGTGAAGCTGACCACGCCGGAGCTGCAGAAGTTCTCGGGCGAGTACCAGGCCATGGCGAAGGACGTCGCCAAGGCGGCGCGCGATCTCGCGACCGCGGCGGACGCCAACGACGCGGAGAAGAGCAACGCCGCCCAGGCGGCGATCGAGAAGGCGATCAAGCAGGAAGATCCCCTCGTCGACAACATCAACAAGTTCTGTCAGGCGCCCTGACGGGGCGCGCCCCCGAGGCGCTCGCCCTGCGATCAGGGGACGAAGCGATAGCCGACGCCGCGCACCGTCAGCAGGTGGCGCGGCGTCGTCGCGTTCTCTTCCAGCTTGTTGCGCAGCTGGAGGATGAAATTGTCGATCGTGCGCGGGGTCCCGTGGTGCGTCGGGCCCCAGACCTTGGCCTGGATCTGCTCCCTCGACAGGACCCGGCCGCCCGCCTCGGCGAGGCAGAGCAGCACGTCGAACTCGGTCGCTGTGAGCTCGATCAGCGCGTCGCCGCGGCGGACCTCGCGCGTCGCCGCGTTGATGACGATGTCGCCGGCGCGCAGCTGCGCCCCGTCGGCGCGCGCGATCGCGTCGCGCCGGAGCACGGCCTTCACGCGCGCGAGCAGCTCGGCGAGGCTGAACGGCTTCGTGATGTAGTCCTCGGCGCCGAGCTCGAGGCCCATCACCTTGTCCATCTCGGCGCCGCGCGCGGACAGCATGATCACCGGCAGGGTGCGCCGCTCGTTCCGGAGCATGCGGAGCAGCTCGAAGCCGTTCAGCCGGGGGAGCATGACGTCGATGATGATGAGATCGATCCCGCCGGCGCGGGCGAGCGCGAGCCCGCGCTCGCCGTCCTCGGCCACGAGGACGCGGTAGCCCTCGGCGGTCAGGTTCATCTCGAGACCCATCGCGATGCTGGGGTCGTCCTCCACGAGCAGGACGGTCCGCGCCGGTGTCTGAGGGGTTCGGGTCATGCTGAGGAGGTCCTCTAGCATGTTCATGTCCTGACCGGCGGCGGCCGCGCTACGGCGGCGCGCTCGCGTCGGCGCGGTGATCCGACGCGTCGTTGTGCGCCGCGGCGACCGCGGGCGCCGCGACCTGCGCGCGTCGCTCGGCGGCGCTCGCCTTGGGCGTGCTCCGGAGCGGGAGCACGAGGGTGAACGTGCTGCCCTTCCCGGGCTCGCTGTCGACGAGGATCTTGCCGCCGTGCGCCCGGATGACATGCTTGACGATCGACAGCCCGAGCCCCGAGCCCTCCTGCTGCCGGGCCAGGAGATCGTCGACCCGGTAGAACTTCTCGAAGATCCGCTTGTGCTCCGCGCGGGCGATGCCCTTGCCGTTGTCGCGGACCGTGAGCATCGCCGACCGTTTGAGGACATGGGCAGAGACGCTGATCTTCCTCGGCTGGCCGCCGTACTTGTAGGCGTTCGAGAGGAGGTTCACGATCGCGTCGACGAGCGCGCTGCGATCGCAGAGCACGGGCGGGAGGTTCGCGTCGATGGAGACGTCGAGCTCGACGCTGCGCTTCTCGCGGGTCGGCTCGAAGGCGTGGATCGCCTCGTCGGCGATCTCCCCGAGGTGGTGCTCCGAGAGCTCGTAGACGCGCCGGCCGCTCTCCATCCGCCCCCAGTCGAGCAGCCGATCGATGAGCTGCTGGAGGCGGGCGCTCTCCTTGGTGAGCGCCTCGATGCAGCGATCCTCGCTGATCGTGTCGCCGCGCCGGAGCGTGAGGGTCTCGGTGAACATCCGGATCGACGTGAGCGGGGTGCGCAGCTCGTGCGAGACCTTGGACACGAAATCGGCCTGGAGCTCGGACAGGTTGCGCTCGCGCCGGAGGAAGACCCACACGAGGATGACCCCGGTCGCGAGCGTCCCGCAGAACGTGAGGACGATGATCCCCATGATGAGGTTGTACTGGGCCTCTCCGAGGACGAGCAGGAGGAAGCCGACGCCCGACAGGAGCACGCCGGGGATGATGACCAGGTAGACGAGGAGCTGGATGATCCGCCGGTAGCCGAGCGTGGTGAGGTCGCGCCTCGGGGTCCGCATGCCGGCAGCTTAGTGGGACCCCGCGCCGCCGGCGACCGTCCGCGAGCGCCCGCGCGCGGCTATGCCTCGATCCGCTCCAGCACGAGCGCGGGCGCCTCTGCGGGCGTCGGGCCGAGCCGGAAGGCGGCGCGGACGCGATCGGCCGCGGCCCGCGCGTCGTCCGCCCGGCGCGCGTGGATGCGGGCGAGGGGCGCGCCGCGGTCCACGCGATCGCCGCGCACCGCGGCGAGCTCGATCCCCACGGCGGGGTCCACGCGCTGGTCGGCGCGCGTCCGCCCGGCGCCGAGCGCGACCGCCGACAGGCCGATCTCCAGCGGATCGACGGCGGCGACGTACCCCTCGTCCTGCGCGGCGACCTCGACCACGACGGGGGCGCGGGGCAGCCGGCCGGCGTCGTGCACCACGGCCGGATCGCCCTTCTGCGCCGCGATCATCCGCGCGAAGACCTCGGCCGCCGCGCCGCTCGCGATGGCGGCCTCGAGCTTCGGCCGCGCCTCGGCCGCGCTCGCCGCCGCGCCGCCGGCGATCAGCATCTCCTCACCGAGGGCGAGCGTGCACGCGACGAGGTCGCCCGGCCCGCGGCCGTGCAGCACCTCGATCGCCTCGCGGGTCTCGATGGCGTTGCCGACGGTGCGCCCGAGCGGGGCGCTCATGTCGGTGAGAAGCGCGGAGACGCGCTTGCCGGCCGCGGTCCCGACGCGCACGAGCGCGGTCGCGAGGGCGCGGGCGTCGTCGAGGGTCTTCATGAACGCGCC comes from Sorangium aterium and encodes:
- a CDS encoding ABC transporter permease, with protein sequence MRGFWPIFKRELFSLFVTPLAWVLITTFLLVQGVHFFLIATQFAGEVELSADTGPVQVFFGQTILIYLPLLFVCPLLTMRLFAEERRSGTIEALLTAPVGSAGVVLAKYAAALVTYVAMWAPTLLYVVLIGRTGELDWRVVGSSYLAVFAIGAGYLAIGTMTSALTKSQLMAAVLSTMAVMGMFILGIGEFIFPDGPAHDLCAYVSVWTQMNDFSRGIVDLRRLVFDGTVVALPLFVTVRAVDAWRWG
- a CDS encoding ABC transporter ATP-binding protein, coding for MIEVEHLSKSYGPHQAVSDLSFQVSQGEIVGFLGPNGAGKSTTLRILAGFLGATSGRVRIAGHDIAEEPMRARASLGYMPETSPLYPEMRVSEYLAFRAELKLVPRRARGEAVARALRDARVEDVASVLIGHLSKGYRQRVGLADALVGDPPLLILDEPTAGLDPNQIREVRALVRRLGPGRTVLLSTHILSEVEATCTRALVIARGRLVAEGSIDEIRAMRRSSGARVVVRGAADAALAVARGAAQVRSAEAEDAGEAARLTVEFDAGADAGEAAERLVAALVAAGFGVRELVPCAPSLEQVFSELTAADDADARGAAGEPAEPGAEGGEAPRPAAGNRKKKGSAARRGEGGAVKERR
- a CDS encoding DUF3293 domain-containing protein, coding for MDQTLLRSYFSTIYEFPTPAGTLRVSLDGEIVQDQAGLPELLTRKFAVLTAYNPRSMLIPRRVNDQRHHVLRDLLILGCYRVEPCVGSEAEPEGIWREPAWLVHGMDRDEAIAFGRVFRQNTIVFAQGGRPELIITDPTADDIGRTFQGNWRVRS
- a CDS encoding response regulator transcription factor; the encoded protein is MTRTPQTPARTVLLVEDDPSIAMGLEMNLTAEGYRVLVAEDGERGLALARAGGIDLIIIDVMLPRLNGFELLRMLRNERRTLPVIMLSARGAEMDKVMGLELGAEDYITKPFSLAELLARVKAVLRRDAIARADGAQLRAGDIVINAATREVRRGDALIELTATEFDVLLCLAEAGGRVLSREQIQAKVWGPTHHGTPRTIDNFILQLRNKLEENATTPRHLLTVRGVGYRFVP
- a CDS encoding sensor histidine kinase, translating into MRTPRRDLTTLGYRRIIQLLVYLVIIPGVLLSGVGFLLLVLGEAQYNLIMGIIVLTFCGTLATGVILVWVFLRRERNLSELQADFVSKVSHELRTPLTSIRMFTETLTLRRGDTISEDRCIEALTKESARLQQLIDRLLDWGRMESGRRVYELSEHHLGEIADEAIHAFEPTREKRSVELDVSIDANLPPVLCDRSALVDAIVNLLSNAYKYGGQPRKISVSAHVLKRSAMLTVRDNGKGIARAEHKRIFEKFYRVDDLLARQQEGSGLGLSIVKHVIRAHGGKILVDSEPGKGSTFTLVLPLRSTPKASAAERRAQVAAPAVAAAHNDASDHRADASAPP
- a CDS encoding thymidine phosphorylase; the protein is MQTLVELVAKKRDGGRLSEDEIARIIRAHSDGELADYQMAALLMAIFFRGMDDAETVALTRAMLHSGDVLDLSSVPGRKVDKHSTGGVGDKVSICLAPLVAACGVPVPMVSGRGLGHTGGTLDKLEAIPGFDVALDVDAFARIVREVGACMIGQTARIAPADKRIYALRDVTATVESIPLIVASILSKKLAEGIDALVLDVKVGRGAFMKTLDDARALATALVRVGTAAGKRVSALLTDMSAPLGRTVGNAIETREAIEVLHGRGPGDLVACTLALGEEMLIAGGAAASAAEARPKLEAAIASGAAAEVFARMIAAQKGDPAVVHDAGRLPRAPVVVEVAAQDEGYVAAVDPLEIGLSAVALGAGRTRADQRVDPAVGIELAAVRGDRVDRGAPLARIHARRADDARAAADRVRAAFRLGPTPAEAPALVLERIEA